The Microbacterium natoriense genomic interval GGGCGACGATCCGGCATGGGTGGCGCTCGCGGCCGAGTCCTCGGTGCGCATGCCCGGGACCCTGCTCGCGGATGCCGGCATCCCCCTGCCAACCCTCAATCCGCAGCAGGCCATGCTCATCCACGTGCGCGCGAGCGCCTGACCCTTTCAGGTTCTCGCCCTTGCGCGATACGTGCGCCCTGTGGTTAGTTAACGCCGGAAAGTAACTTCGCCCCGCGACAGAGACGTCGCGTACGAGAGGAAGCCATGCATAATCCCCCATCCGGACGGCGAGCGCTCACGCTCACCTCGGCCGTCGCCGCAGCAGTGCTCGCACTCACGCTCACCCCCGGTGCCTCCTGGGCCACCGGATCGAGCGGCGAGACCCCGACTCCGTCACCCACGGATTCCGCCACCACGACCCGGCAGGCGACGTCGGCTCCTGAGACCACTCCGCCGGCTGACGCGACCCCCACGCCGCAGGCGACGCCGTCGTCCGGGCCCGAGCAGACCGCTGTCCCACAGCCCGAGAAATCGGCAGCGCCGGTGACCCCGCCGGCGGTCGTCGCCGACGACGGTGTCTCGGAACTCTCCTCGAAGCCTTACATGGGCTGGAGCAGTTACAGCATGCAGGTGTACTCCGGCAACGGAAAGTGGATCACCGCCGACCAGATCACGGCGCAGTCCGACGCGATGCACGACAAGCTGCAGGACTTCGGCTACGAGTACATCAACGTCGACGCCGGCTGGAACGACGGTGTCGACGACTACGGACGCCCGCTGCCGAGCGCCACCCTGTACCCGGACGGTCTCGACGCGGTGATCGACCATGTCCACGCCAACGGGCAGAAGTTCGGGCTGTATCTGATCCCCGGCGTGAGCCTGCAGATCGCAGAAGCCGCCTACCCGATCCACAACGCGCCGGGCTGCACGACTAACGACATCCTGAAGCGTCCGCTGCAGCAGGGAGACTACTGGGGCATCGGCTACCGTCTCGACTTCTCCAACCCGTGCAGCCAGAAGTACATCGACTCGATCGCCGATCTGCTCGGCGAGTGGGGCGTGGACTTCCTGAAGTTCGACAGCGTCACCCCTGGCTCCGGAGTGAGCGATCTGTCCCTCGACGCGCGCGATGATGTCGCCGCCTGGTCGCAGGCGCTGAAGCGCAACGGCATCTGGTTCGAGCTGTCCTGGGCGGTCGACATCAACTACGCCGACTACTGGAAGCAGTACGCGGACGGCTGGCGCGTGGACTGGGACGTCGAGTGCTACTGCGAGAAGGAGGCGCTGACGACCTGGGACAACATCGCTCGGCTCTTCCCCCGCACCGCGGAGTGGTGGCGGCACGGCGGCCCTGCGGGATGGAACGATCTCGACTCACTCAATGTGGGCAACGGCACCATGGATGGCTTGACCCGCGACGAACGGCGCACGGCGACGACGCTGTGGGCCATGTCGGCCGCGCCCATGTACCTGGGCAACGACCTCACGAACCTCGACGAATTCGGGCTCAAGCTGCTCACGAACCCCGAGGTCATCGCGGTCGACCAGGCAGGCGTTCCCGCGCAGCCGGTGTCGACGGCGACCAAGCAGCAGGTCTGGTACTCGCTGAACACCGACGGCACGTACACCGTCGCGCTCTACAACCTCGGCCGCACGGAAGCCGACGTCACGGCGTCGTTCTCCGACTTCGGCCTCACCGGGTCCGCCACGGTGCGCGATCTCTGGGCCGGCAAGAACCTCGGCGGCTTCGACGGCTCGTTCACCGCCGAGGACGTGCCGATCCACGGTGTGCGACTGCTCACCGTGACCCCGGCGAAGAAGTCGAAGCTCGCGGTGAACGACGACTCCCTCCGAGTCGCCTACGACGGACAGTGGACCCGCAACGGCGGGGCCGAGGTCGCCGCGACGACTCAGCCGTTCACGGTCGCGGTCACCGATACCCCCGGTGGTGGCCAGCCGAACCCGCCGGAGACGGGACGCACGGTGACGGTGAACGACAACGCGCCCGGCATCACGTACACGGGCAACTGGGGCTACAGCAACAACCGCGGCCTCGGCGACCACGCCGATGATGTGCATTACGCCGAAGCGAACGGCGCCTTCTTCGAGTACGCGTTCCAGGGCACCGGGATCGACTTCGTGACCGAGAAGCATGAGTCGCAAGGAGACGTCGACATCTACCTCGACGGGCAGTTCGTGCAGACCGTGAGCACCTACCTCGACCCCGCGCAAGGACGTGGCGTGCAGCAGACCGTGTTCAGGCGCCTCGGGCCTTGCGAGTGGAAGCCACACGCTGCGCGTCGTGAAGAAGTCGGGATCGTTCATGCTCCTCGACAAGCTCGTGGTGACGCTCGACAGCCTGCTGAGCACGACCTCGGGCGCGTTCAACAAGGCCGACCCCGCAGATGTCGTCGTCGACGTGCTGCGCGATCCAGGCGAGCTGAGCGACGTCTCCGTGAACGGCGAGGCGCTCGAGCGGGGAACCGACTACGAGCTCAGCGGCAGCACGGTGACCATCAGGTCGTCGTTCCTCGCCACGTTGCCGGTGGGCGACGCCACGCTGGACTTCGCCTTCCGCGGCGACCGCCACAGCGACGTCCATGCGACGACGGAGGACGGCGCCTCGGTGTCGTTCACGTTCCGCGGGACCGCGGTGTCGTGGATCACGGCGAAGGGCCCCGACCAGGGCACCGCCGACGTCTACATCGACGGCGTCAAGGTCGAGACCGTCGACACGCACGCCGACACGCGCGTCACCGGCCAGAAGGTCTTCACGGCCGATGGTCTGCGCGACAAGGAGCACACCATCACGATCGTGAAGACCTCGGGAGACGTGCTGCGCACCGACGTCTTCGAGTACACGGTCAAGAAGGTCAAGTGATCCGTCCGGGGGCGGGCCGTGCAGCCCGCCCCCGGATGCCCCGGACACCCCAGAGAAGTGAGGAAAGCGGATGACGAGCACTCCCTCCGCAGGCGATCCGATCGTAGCGGCGCGAGCCTGGATCAGCGACATCGCCGTCGAGACGGTCCGCACGGACGCGATCCAGGCTTTCCTGAAGCAGGAGACGATCTTCGTCGAGATCACGACCGCCACAGGCGTGCAGGGTCTCGGCTACAGCTACACGATCGGGATGGGCGGGACATCCGTGCTCGCCCTCCTCGAGAGCACGATCCTGCCCCTGCTGCTCGGGCAGGATGCGCACCGCCCCGAGGCCGTCTGGCGATCCTGTTTCGCCGCGATCCGCTCGACGACCGGAGGCGTCATCGCCGCCCTCGCCCTGGCCGCGGTCGACACCGCGGTGTGGGATGCGCGATCGCGGAGCACGGGTGTTCCGCTCTGGAAGCTCGCGGGCGGCGCGGACCGGTCGATCCCTGTATACGACACCGAGGGCGGGTGGCTGCACCTGAGCGAAGAGGAACTGGTGGCCCAAGCCCTCGCGACCAAGGCGAGAGGGCTGTCCGGTGTCAAGATCAAGGTCGGACGACCAGACCCGCATGAAGACCTCGACCGGTTGCGCGCGGTCCGTGAGGCCGTCGGCCCCGCCTTCGACATAATGGTCGATGCGAACCAGTCCTTCACGGTCGCCCAGGCCGTCCGGAGAGCGCGTCTCTTCGAAGAGGTCGACCTGTACTGGTTCGAGGAGCCTCTGCACGCCGACGACGTGAGCGGTCACGCGGCTCTCTCACAACGCTCGACGATTCCGGTCGCGGTCGGCGAGAGCCTGTACTCGATCGGGCGGTTCCGCGACTACCTCGAACGGGGCGCCGCGTCGATCGTGCAGGTCGATGTCGCGAGGATCGGCGGCATCACGCCCTGGCTCAAGGTGGCGCACCTCGCCGAAGCATTCGGCGTCGACGTCGCCCCGCACTTCCTCATGGAACTCCACCTTCCGCTGGTCGCGGCAATACCGAACGGCCTCTACCTCGAGCACATCCCGCAACTGCGGACGCTCACCAGCGAACAGGTGCGGATCGTCGACGGACGTGCGGAGACGTCGGATGCTCCGGGCCTCGGGATCGTGTGGGACCGCGACGCCATCAGGAGAGCGCGCGTCTCCTGACGGCGGATGGCGTGCGCAGCCCCCGCCTCACGGCGCGCCGTCGTAGGAGCGGATCTTGTAGTCGGTGGTCGCCAGTGCGAGCGTCAGCTCCTCCAGCTGCCGCGAGATGCGGTCTCGCTGATCGATCATCATCTGCCGCCGCTCGGGCATCGTCTCCACGCCGCGCTCGACTAGTTGCACGTAGTGACGCAGGTCGCTCATGGTCATGCCCGACACCCGCATCCGGATGAGGAAGACGAGTCGGCGCAGGTGGGGCGCGGAGTACTCGCGGTATCCCGACGAGTTCCGGGAGGGACGCACGAGCCCTTCCCGCTCGTAGTATCTGAGCGTGTGCGGGGACTGACCGAGCAGCTCCGCCGCCTCGGCGATTCCGAGGCGCGCAGAGGTCTCCTCGACCGTCGAGTCGTCGAGAAGCGTGTGCAAGGCGTCGATGGCCGAGGCGGATGACGCGTGCGGCTCGGCGAGCATGCGTTCGATCAGGTCAGCGGTCGCCATTCCCACACCCTACTTCCGTCAGAACGCCCGGGCAGCGGGGCCCTGACCGGGGAAGTCAGCGGATGCGCTGAGTTCGGCCCATTTCCGGATCTCGGCGAGACTCCGATCGTGGGCGGTCGTGAGATTCCTCACGGCTTCGGCCCCGAGCGCGAGCCGCAGCGGCGCATCGGGCTCCTGAAGAACCCGCCGGATGATCGAGGCAGCCCTGACCGGATCGCCCTCCTGCTGTCCGTCGGCGCCCGCCATGTCGGCGCGCACGGCCGCGATGACCCCGTCGTACGCGGTGTTCTGCGTGGCCGAGCGAAGCACGTCGCCCGCGTTGAACCGCGTGCGAAAGCGGCTCGGCTCGACGATCAGCACCCGGATGCCGAACGGCGCGACTTCACCCGCCAGAGCTTCCGACCATCCTTCCAGCGCGAACTTCCCGGCGGAGTAGCTGCCGACAGCGGGGAACGACATGCGCCCACCCTGGCTGCTCATCTGCACGATGGCGCCGGATCCCGCCTCGCGCATCCCGGGGAGGACGGCTCTCACGAAGGCGGCGGGACCGAACAGGTGCTGATCGAGCATGTCTCGCAGCTCATCGCCGGTGACCTCTTCCGCGGCGCCGACCTGGCCGACTCCCGCGTTGTTGACCAGGACGTCCACGCCGCCGAACCGGGCGACCGAATGCGCCACGACCGCCGCCGCTCCCTCCGTGTCACGCACGTCGTGTGCGACAGCGGAGAAGCGGTCGGGGTAGTGCGAAGCGAGATCATCCATCCGCTCCGGACGACGGCCCGTGCCGACGACCTGATCCCCCGCCTCGAGCGAGGCCTCTGCCAGGGCTCGTCCCAGTCCCGAGCCGGCCCCGGTGATGAGCCATGTCTTGTGTCGCTGTGCTGTGTCCATGTCCGCCACGCTAGAGAGTGAAGCGCGCTCGAAGGCAAATGGGCGGACTCAGCGTCTCCGCGACTCCAGGAGCCTCGAGAGTGCGGCGGTGTACGCGTCGCCGCTCGCCCGCGCCGCCTCGCCCTCGCGGAGCACAACGATGAACAGTCCCTGATCTCCCGAGGAGATGCGGGCCGCCAGAAGGGCTCGTTCCCAGAGCAGCACGACCTCCAGCCCACCGGCGTATGCAGGCTCGGCCATGGCGCTGGTCGTGAGGAACCGGCGTCGCTCTGTCGCTCCGGCGAGCGCCGTCAGTCGCGCGCGAACCTCTCTGAACGGCTGAGGAGACGGCGCGTCGTGGGTGAACACGTCGGCGAAGACCCGCGCCGCCACCTGGTCGGCGCCACTGGCGAGCAGGCTCGAGATGGGATCGCTCACGGCGTCGTTCCCCTGCTCTCGAGTTGCGCGACGCGCCGTTCCAGCGCTGCGATCCGGTTGTAGAGATCGACCAGCGTGACGCCGTCGGCGACCACTCCCGGTCGACTGCTGAAGCGGCGGACGAAGTCCTCGCGGGACTCCCCGGGCAACTGGTCGAAGTACCCCATTGCGATCTCCAAGTCTGTGACACGGCGGATTCACTCTGCGTCGAACCACCGTAGCCGCTTCGTCGCCGCATCCGATGCTCAGCTCATCAGCGATCGTGCACGACCATCGCTCCGCCCTTGCGCATCAGCCACGCGGCGGCGGCGAGCGTGAGCGCCCAGCCGATCACCTCGATGAGCAGATGATCGGTGGCGTTCGGTACGGACTGCAGCAGGAACACGCGGATGCTGTTGATTGCTCCGTGCGTCAGGACGGCGGGCCAGACGCTGCCGGAGCGCCAGCGGAGCGCGAGCAGCAGAGGGGCCCACGGCAGCATGCCCGCGAAGTAGATGACGATGTCCCAGAGGGGCCGATCCCCGATGACGGCGAGGACCGGAAGGTGCCAGACGATCCAGACGAGACCGCTGACGAGGGCGAGACGCCAGAATCCCCACGATGCCGCACGAGTCGCCAACCAGCCACGCCATCCGAACTCCTCGCCGATCGCGAAGACCGACTGCATGACGAACACCGGGATGATCCACACCGACGCGGCCAGGATCTCGTCGACCGGGTTCAGCGGCCAGATTCCGGATGACACGGCGATGGCCGTCTGGATCGCGGCGATCGCGGCTATGAGGCCGATGCCGATCCCGAGCCACTTCGGTGCGCCCCGCCATCCTGTGGCGAAGGTCTCGCGGAACGTGCCCGGCCTTCGCGCGAGCCACATGATGATGGCGGCGAGCAACGGGGTCAGCTGCATGATCGGGGTGATCAGGTTGTAGAGATCCGTCGGCACGAGCCGGAACACCATCGGCACCGAGAGCGCGAAGCACAGCGCGATCGCGATCGCGAAGAACCAGGTGACGTCGACGACGACCGATCGTCCGGTCGCGCGGTGGGCGGGGAGGGATGTCATCGGTGGCCTCTGTCCGTCGGCTCGGGGCGCGAGAAGTCCCTCGCACCACGCACTCTACGAAGACCGGCCCGGCCACCGGAATGCAGGAAACCCGACACTCTCCGGGGGATATCCGGAACGGACGGCGCCCGACGCCCGCCGCCCGAGGTCAGCCCCGCCCGGTCCCGCGGAGCGCCTCGATCTGTTCGCGGTTGATCTCGGCGGCCTCGGCCAGCAGGTCGCCCGCGAACTCGATCTGTTCGTCGGTGAGCGTGGCGAGATACTCGTTCCAGCGTTGCGCGACCCTGGCGTAGACCGGGCCGACGCCCGCGAGGACCGGTTCGGGGTTGGCCGTGACGATCACACGCCGACGATCGGCGTCGTCCCGCGTGCGGGTGACATACCCGGCGCGTTCGAGCCGATCGATCATGGCGGTGACGGCTCCACCGGCGGTGAGGCCGGTTCGTGCGGCGAGTTCGCCGGGCGTCGCCGGCCCGGAGCTCATGAGAAGCCCCACAGCCTGCAGGTCGGTGCCGTTGAGGCCGACCGACCGGGCGACGGCGTCTTGGAACAGCACCGCGCGCGCCATGAACTCCTGCATCGCCTCACCCTGACGCGCGATCGCGGCAGAACGGCGCGCAGATCCGTCGGTCATCTGATAACCTCTCTATTATCGAGAGACTCTTTCTTCGAGACTCTCTGTCTCCTTCCAGACTATCGAAAGGCCGGACCGATGCCCACAGCGCTCATCATCGGCGGCGGAGTCGCAGGACCCGCCGCCGCCCTCTTCCTGCAGAGCGCGGGCTGGGCGGTCGAGATCTTCGAGGCCAGATCAGCCCCCGATGCGTTCGGCGGACTGTTCCTCAACGTCGCGACGAACGGCCTCGCGGTGCTCGAAACCCTGGGCCTGCGCGATCGCCTCCTCGCCGACGGCCACTTGAGCCCGTACATGGAGATATGGAGCGGACGCGGCCGCAAGCTCGGCACGGTGCCCAACGGCCCCGCCGGAGAGCCGGCACGAGGAAGCGTCGTGGTGCGGCGGGAATGGCTGAACAGCGTCTTGCGCGAGGCGACGGATGCCGCCGGCATCCGCTTCCGATGGGACGCACGTCTCGAACGCATCGAGCAGTCGGATGCAGGCGTCACCGCTTACTTGGCAGACGGCACGAGCGCGACCGGCGACATCCTGATCGGCTGCGACGGCATCGGCTCGCCGACACGACGATGGATCGATCCCGCCGCGCCGGACCCGGACTACAGCGGACTGCTCAGCATCGGCGGGTTCGCCCGGGTCGACGGCCTTGCGCCTACGCCTCTCACGCAGCACATGGTCTTCGGCGCCCGCGGATTCTTCGGCTATCTCGTGCGAGACGACGGCACGGTCTACTGGTTCGCGAATCCCGCCAGGGCCGAGATCGACCGCGACGAGATCCGGGCTGTGCCCGACGAGGCCTGGCTCGACGAGCTCCGCACGATGCACGCCGACGACCCGTACCCCGTGCCGCAGATCCTCGACGCCGCGACCGGCGCGGTGGGCGTCTACGGCATCTACGAGCTGCCCCACGTCCCGCACTGGCATCGCGGTCGGGTCGTAACGGTCGGGGACGCCGTGCACGCGACATCTCCGAGCGCCGGGCAGGGAGCGTCCCTCGCCCTCGAGGACGCGGCAGTCCTCGCCATGTGCCTGCGTGACGAGCCGGATCACGAGCGCGCCTTCGCTCGTTACGAGTCCATCCGCCGCCGCCGGGCGGAGGAAGTGGTCGCCTACGCGCGCGCCATCAGCAGACAGAAGACCGTGACCTCGTCGAAGTTCGCGGTCATCGTGCGCGACGCCCTGCTTCCGCTCTTCCTTCGCGGCGCGATGCGCGACACCCGCAACAATCATCTGTACAACCATGTGGTCGCCACGGAGGGACGGCCTCTCGGCGACTGAGCTCGTGCAGCATGTGGAACACGGGGCCGCACCCGGCATAGTCTCGATGACATGACCCCTGATCCGCGATACGCGGCCCTGCTCGGCGACTGGTCGGGCGACGAAGAACTCTTCCCGACCGCCTGGACGGCCGCGGGCAGGGCGCGCGGCGCCCTCACCGTCGAACCTGGCCCCGACGGCATCCTGATCGACTATGTGGAGCTTCAGGACAGCGGGCATCTGCTCGCACATGCGGTGATCGTCGGCACGGGATTCTGGTGGTTCGACTCCTACGGCTTCGTTCCAGAGACTCCCGGTTCCGCCGTCTGGGACGACGACACACTCGTGCTCGACCGCCGCTCCGCCCGTGGACGCACGATCATGCAGCTGCGCCGCGACGGCGAACGCCTCGAAGTCGCGCTCGATACGGCGGTGCCGGCGGATGCCGACCCGGCCCCGCTCGTGCGCGGAACCTACGCCAAGCAGGACGCCTGATCGCGGGACCTCCGCGAACGTCACCGGTCGCGGTCAGGGCAACAAGATCGTGGCGAGCGTGACCGCTCTCGTGCCCTGCCGGTCCGGGTCGAGGTACGGGGCGAGCATCTCGCCGAGGCGCGCCTGCAGATCGGCGAGATCGTCCGTCGTGACGTGCAGCTGGGTCATGCCGAATCCGAGGTAGTCCCGCGCCCGCGCGTCATCCGAAGACAGTGACTCATCGAAGCGCTCGGCGACCTGACCCAGGTACGTGAGGAAGGCTCGACGCAGCTGCTCGGCGTCCATCGCCTGCAGTTCTTCGCGATCGACGTGCGCCATCCGCTCTCCGAGGGCGAGCGTCCGTTCGACCGCACCACGGATCTTCCGCTCCCCGACCACCGCGACGATGCCGGCGTCGACGAGCGCGGCCACATGACGGTAGAGCGTCGCCGTCGAGACGTCGGGCAGGGTCTCGCGCAGCGCGGTCGTGGTCAGCTCGCGCGCTCCGATCTGCTGGATGATCCGCATCCGCACGGGATGCATGATCACATCGGCGATAGGCGTCGTCTTGCGCATCGGCCCTCGATTCATTATTCTCAGTGTGAGAACATTCGCATCGTTCTCATACGAAGACTACCTGAGGAGCCGAGATGAACCCTGCCCCCACCGACGCGAATGCCGTGCGGATCGAGGTGCGCAGAATCTCGAAGCGGTTCGGCGACGTGACGGCCGTCGACGACATCACGTTCCGGGCCGAGCCCGGCCGGGTCACCGGGTTTCTGGGACCCAACGGCGCCGGCAAATCGACGACCCTCCGCATGCTGCTCGGACTCACCAGACCCGACTCCGGCGACGCCCTCCTCGGCGGGATCCGCTACCGCGACCTGCCCAGGCCTGCCCACACGGTCGGCGCGGTCCTCGACATCGCAGGAGCACACCCGGCGATGACGGCCAGGGCGCACCTCGGTGTCAGCGCCGCCCTCGCCGGCATCCGCGGTCACCGCATCGACGAGGTGGCGGAGATCACGGGCATCGCCGGATTCCTCGACCGCCGCATCCGCGGGTTCTCGACGGGCATGCGGCAGCGCCTCGCAATCGCGAACGCCCTGATCGGCGACCCGCAGGTGCTCGTCCTCGATGAACCGTCCAACGGCCTCGACCCAGCGGGGATCGCCTGGCTGCGCTCCTTCCTCCGCGATTTCGCCAGCCGCGGAGGCACCGTCCTGCTGTCGAGTCACGTGCTGTCCGAGTTGGAGCAGTGCATCGACGAACTGGCTCTCATCGATCGGGGCCGCATCGCCTGGGCAGGCCCACTCGCCGACTTCGTCGCCGACGGCGGAACCCTGGAAGACGCCTTCCTCCGCGCCACTCGACACCCCGAACCCGCCACCCCTTCGCTGGAGCACACGTCATGATCGCCCTCATCCACGCAGAGATCCGCCGACTGTTCGCCACCCGTCTGGTCTGGTGGGCTCTCGTCACCGCAGCTCTGTGCGGCGGCGTCCTGCCCGGCCTCCTCGCCGTCATCGGTCCCGAGAACGCCAATCCTCCCCTGCCGGGGCTCGACACCGCCGCGGGCGTGGAGATGCTGCTGAGCCTCACCTCCGTGCTCCTGTTCATCCCGGCGCTGATCGGCACGGTGGCAGTCACCTCGGAGTACCGGCACCGCACGATCGGCACGACCTTCCTTCTCGCCCCTCGCCGTGTGGGTGTCGTGCTCGCCAAGCTGGCGGTCTACGCGCTGCTCGGCCTCAGCTACGGCGTCATCGCGTCGACGTCTGCGGCCGCGTCCGTCGCCGGCGGTGCGGCGCTCCGCGGTGAGACTCTGGGGATGCCGTGGAGCGATCTCGCCCCCCTCCTCGTCCGGCTCGCGCTCGCGGCCGCGATCTACATGATCATCGGCGTCGCGATCGGCGCCCTCGCCCGTCACCAGCTGATCGCGATCGGCGTCACACTCGGGTACTTCTACGTGATCGAGTACGTGCTCATGCTCATCCCGGGAGTGAACCGGATCTACCCGTACCTGCCGGGCGGCGCGACCTCCGCCCTGACCGACTTCACGTTCCTCCGCGACGCGCTCTCGGCCGAACTCCCCGCGGCGGCACCGCCCGCAGGCCTCAGCGCACTCGGTGGAGGCCTCGTCCTCCTGGCGTACGCCGCAGCGGCCATCGTCGTGGCCGTCGTCGTTCCCCTGCGGCGCGACCTCCGCTGACCGCGGCACGATCGCGCTCCCTGATCATGGGACGACGCTCGGATCGATCGCCTCCACGATCACCGGCCCATGGGCATCCGGCATCCCGACGCTCCAGATCCGCACCCGCGACCTGATCGGGGGCACCTGAGTCTGCAGCAGGGTCGCGTCGCCGTTCTCGGGATTGCTGCGATGCCACCGGGCGCGCAGCGGTGGCCCCGGAGCCTCTGCGACCGTGAGGGTGAAGGCCGAGACCCCGCCGTGCTCGGTCAAGGACACCTCGCGCTCGGATACCCGCCCCATGATCGGCTTCGCGTGCTCGCGAGCACGCGCCCACTCCTGCACGAGGTGCGCCTCGCGCCGCGACAGACGTGCGGACTCTCGCAGCGCGACGCCGCATCCGAAGATGAAGAATGTCGGCATCACGGTGAAGATCACCGAGAACCACCAGGGCGCGTCGCTCGTCCACAGCGCCGTCAGCGCCGCGACGGTGCCGATCGCAGCCGCGCCGACCAGCATCCAGAGCACGATTCGCGTTCGCGGTCGCACCCTGGTCCCGAAGCCGATCGCCGAGGGCGCGGCGTCGTCGTCGAACGACCTGACCAGGTGCACGACGTGCCCGACCGGCGCCTCTTCCTGCATGACCGCTCCTCCGACCTCGATGCCCCGCCCGTTGCCGACGACATCGTAGGGCCTGAAGGTGTCGCGCGGCCGTCGAACGCAGAGATGCCGCGCCCTCCGAAGAGGACGCGGCATCTGTGGTGCAGCGTGGAGTCAGGCGCCGATCTTCTTGGCGTCGTCCGTGTTCAGCACACGGAACAGGACTGCGGCGACGACTGCGCCGACGACCGGAGCGAGGATGTAGAGCCACAGGTTGCTCCACGCGAACTGGCCGCTGATCGAGAGACCCAGCGCCACGGCCGGGTTGAAGCCGCCGCCCGAGATCCCGCCAACCGCCACTGCGCCGACGAAGACCGTGCCACCGATCGCGAGCCCGTAGAACGAGTTGCCGTCGGTGTCCTTCGAGGTGGCGGAGTTCAGAACGGCCCACACGAGGGCGAGAGTGAACAGAGCCTCGACGAGGAAGGCAGGGCCGACCTCGATCTCCGTGGCCTTCTCGGCGGCGGGCCAGACGGCGAAGCTGACGAGTGCGGCGAGCGCGCCGCCCACGAACTGCGCCACGATGTACGCGACCAGGTCGATGGCGCTGAGACCGCCGCGGAGGAAGACGCCGACCGAGACGGCCGGGTTCAGGTGGGCGCCGGAGATGTGCCCGGTGCCGTAGATCAGAACCGCGAGTGCGAGGCCGATCGCGAGCGGCGTCAGCGGGCTGCCGCTGTTCACCGCGCCGATGATGCTGAGAACGAAGAGGAATGTGGCGATCGCTTCAGCGAGCGCCTTGCGTGCTGTCCCGGTCATGGGAGTGCTCTCTTTCTTGATGTCGAATGCGGTGAGCACTTCGACCGCCCGCGCACTCCGGCCGATGCACCCTCCATGGCGTCACCGAGAGTAGCGGCCCCGTATGCCGAATCGAGGGAGCCGCGCGGCGATCCTGTGAATCTCCTGAGCGAAATGCCCGGTCCCGATGGAGTCAGTCCCAGGAGTCAGGCATCCTCTGTCAAGCCCTTCGCCTGTCGCACCGCGCCCGCCTACCGTGGCCGGATGACCGATTCGCTGTCCGACGCCGAGCCTTCCACCCGCCTGCGCCGCGCCGTCACCGGCCCGCTGCTTTTCGCCTTCATCCTCGGCGACGTGCTCGGGGCCGGCATCTACGCGCTGATGGGCGTGCTGTCCGAGAAGGTCGGCGGCATGCTGTGGGCTCCGCTGGTCCTCGCGCTCCTCCTGGCCCTGCTCACCGCCGGCTCGTATGCGGAACTCGTGACGAAGTACCCCCGCGCCGGCGGCGCCTCGGTGTTCGCCGAGCGCGCGTTCCGCAGCCCGCTGGTGTCGTTCCTCGTCGGCTTCTGCATGCTGGCCGCCGGGGTCACGAGCGCGGCCGGGCTCGCGATCGCCTTCGCCGGCGACTACCTCGGCACCTTCTTCGACCTGCCCACCATCCCGGTCGCGATCGCGTTCCTCGCCCTCGTCGCCGCACTCAACGCTCGCGGCGTGCGCGAGTCCCTGGGCGCCAACCTCGTGATGACCGCGATCGAGCTGAGCGGCCTCGTGATCGTGATCGTCGTCGTGGCCGGGTTCCTCACCGCCGGCGGCGGCGACGCCTCGCGCCTGATGCAGACGCCCGAGGGGACGCCCGCAGCCCTCG includes:
- a CDS encoding helix-turn-helix domain-containing protein, coding for MNRGPMRKTTPIADVIMHPVRMRIIQQIGARELTTTALRETLPDVSTATLYRHVAALVDAGIVAVVGERKIRGAVERTLALGERMAHVDREELQAMDAEQLRRAFLTYLGQVAERFDESLSSDDARARDYLGFGMTQLHVTTDDLADLQARLGEMLAPYLDPDRQGTRAVTLATILLP
- a CDS encoding ABC transporter ATP-binding protein encodes the protein MNPAPTDANAVRIEVRRISKRFGDVTAVDDITFRAEPGRVTGFLGPNGAGKSTTLRMLLGLTRPDSGDALLGGIRYRDLPRPAHTVGAVLDIAGAHPAMTARAHLGVSAALAGIRGHRIDEVAEITGIAGFLDRRIRGFSTGMRQRLAIANALIGDPQVLVLDEPSNGLDPAGIAWLRSFLRDFASRGGTVLLSSHVLSELEQCIDELALIDRGRIAWAGPLADFVADGGTLEDAFLRATRHPEPATPSLEHTS
- a CDS encoding ABC transporter permease produces the protein MIALIHAEIRRLFATRLVWWALVTAALCGGVLPGLLAVIGPENANPPLPGLDTAAGVEMLLSLTSVLLFIPALIGTVAVTSEYRHRTIGTTFLLAPRRVGVVLAKLAVYALLGLSYGVIASTSAAASVAGGAALRGETLGMPWSDLAPLLVRLALAAAIYMIIGVAIGALARHQLIAIGVTLGYFYVIEYVLMLIPGVNRIYPYLPGGATSALTDFTFLRDALSAELPAAAPPAGLSALGGGLVLLAYAAAAIVVAVVVPLRRDLR
- a CDS encoding MIP/aquaporin family protein, whose amino-acid sequence is MTGTARKALAEAIATFLFVLSIIGAVNSGSPLTPLAIGLALAVLIYGTGHISGAHLNPAVSVGVFLRGGLSAIDLVAYIVAQFVGGALAALVSFAVWPAAEKATEIEVGPAFLVEALFTLALVWAVLNSATSKDTDGNSFYGLAIGGTVFVGAVAVGGISGGGFNPAVALGLSISGQFAWSNLWLYILAPVVGAVVAAVLFRVLNTDDAKKIGA